The region TCTGCCTGCAGGCGCTGCTTTCTGAGCCGCTGTGGGTTTGGCTCTGTTCTGTCCCGGCTTGCTCTCTTTAAACCCTCCAAACACCAGCTGGTGTCGTAACAGACGTCCGTTAGTCCACAGATATCCTCAATATAAACGTCTCCAGTATGCAAACAGTCCCTGCCCATGTGTGCTGGCCCGAATCATGTTTGCATTTCCATCTCACATCATAAAGTGAATGATATTAGACACAGGCCAGCAATTAAGGAATGTCAGGCGCAGCAGGAAAACTGTGGATTTGTGTGAAAGAGGCCTGGATGTATAGTGAATAGGAACGGAATGAAAAGCCTGTGCAGACTGTGTCCTCATTTCATCGCCCTTTCTGTCCCTCCACAGTCCCAGCGGACCTGAGCCCGGAGGAGCGCTCCGAGCTGGAGGAGATCCGGCGCAGGAAGGGAGCGCTGCTTCTGGAGATCCAGCGGCTGAAGGAGGAGCTGAGGGAAGCCATCATAGAGGTGGAGGGGCTGGAGAGCAGCACGGACGGCAGGTCAGTCTCACGTGAGCCGGTTTGTGCTGCTGGTCGTTGTTGCTCCAGTGTTTGCTTTATTTAGTTCTTCAATTTGCCTTCTCTGAGAGATAACACTCAAATGAAAGCACACAGATGTTATCTCTCAGTTGCTGTGTGTACAGTGCAGTCGTTGACATGAACTTGAACTCTGCATGCTGTAGGTTTGTAGAACACTCAAAGACAGGCCTTGTACTTCACCCCTCAAACGTGAAAATGGTATTGAtcttctctctgtttttttttatttttgtagtaaaacATTACAGAAGAGTCGGCATGTGGCCATGGGCAGGAAGAAATTCAACATGGACCCGAAAAAGGTAGGCCGtcatgttaaaacaaaaaaaaattgagccaTTGTTTACCAGCAATAATATCACAGGGTTGcattttaatatacagttataCAGTGCTCATAATGTTACATAACCCTTGCAGAATATGCAAACGTTTATCATTTCACATAACAGATGGTTATATATACTccacaagataaaataataaattaattcataaaaaatgacCCAGTTCAAAAGTTAACATAGTAATCTGTTGTTTCCTGAATGATCCACAACTGTTTTTCTGTGTTGTGATAGCTGTTCATGAGTAACTGAGCAGTTAAActtcctgctgttcttcagaaaaatcctccagctcctgcacattctttggttttccaacattttctgcatatttaaaccctttccagcagtgactgtatgattttgagatccatttcTTCACACGGAGGACACTCCCCCAGGGGGATTCATATACCGCTGTTACAAAAGGTGGAAATGTTTACTTATGCCCAAGAAGGCCACACAATAcattgaaaacttttgaacaaattaaaaaaatattcttattttgtttaaagatcatattttttaatttggtaCTGCACTTAAGAAGCTACATAAATACTTAAATGTTTCCCAGAAGACGAAATAAGTAAAATTTACCCTGATCATCCAATTCAAAAAGATTACACCCCCCGactcttaatgcattgtgttgccTTGAGCATCAGTAAACGTTTTTACCTTATATAATAGTTATGTATGAGTCCCCcatgtgaaaagatggatctcaaaatcatacagtcactgctggaaagggttcaatgtgcagaagatgctggaaaaccaaagaatgtgcaggagctggaggatttttctgaagaacagcaggaagtttaactgctcagaagctgtaaacttttgaatggggtcaattttataaattcagttattatttctCTTGTGgagaatatataaatatctgtTATGTAAAATAGCTTATTCAGAGCATATATGCACATTTTGCATATTCACGATTTTTTACGtgtgttttaccatgcctggaagtcactgctgcgttaaaaactgctccagtacctcacacgatacacaAGGaacacataggaacaatggaatacagtctACCCTTTAGATGACCATCTGTCTGCAGCCTCGTCTGAATCTCATACACCTTGCATTCAaactgttaatggctttaatctaaccaggacatttacatctcgcaatcacacatttaactaccctagccaacccagaactggtttgtccactttgcagcccccaacacaaaaatCTGGTACTGTATGTGTCATTGGCACACATCCTTCATGGTATGAGCGCAaatggctcttaaagggaatggaagatgagactctgattggtttattgtacattacacccaaaaaacacccattactcattaagagaatagggacaacccatttagaccatgtgCCTGGGCGCGCAAACCgtctttaaaatagcaaaagtgaatTTGGACATGCCCCGAGTGCACCTGCGCTTTACACCTTCGCATGTGAAGCACTAACCTTGGCCAGTACAATGCTGTTTTCAACACCTGGAGGCTTGTGGATGGCCAAGTCCTgcacccagccacagcagaaagcctcgtaactttccaaagacttgtggcttttaaactcctgcattgtgtagtaacttaaaccaaaaacaatataattcccaatgtccatatgtgtgcatggggtaaatggtccaggtctctgtggtgctgcagggagctcgtatgggtcaatattttggatgcctgagagctacTCCAAATAGCGCTGTTTTgtgcttggtgtgagcttgtttcTGTAAGGTTCCTTTTCTTTCGCCTtatctttttgcattgctttactttcttccttttctttcgcgTATTTGAAGATCCGTCTCTGTCCCACGGAtataataaatgcgcaaaaattaaagagctctggaatgtttagtcgcgcctctgtgaagttctcaAGGCACTGCCTCTGGCAACCGATAACGTCTCCTACCGAcatggccgaccggctcagaccccgcccaaatcaacccaaatcggcacttGACTCCTCACTCTTAATAGCCTATACACTACCGCTCAGAAATGAGGACactttttttaagtctcttctgctcattaagcctgcatttatttgataaaaatgtatataagatATTTTATAGGGCTGCTCTCAACTAAGGATTTTTCTGGTTGACTAAAAAGTTTTTCATTTGAAGAATTAGTTGACTAATCGcacgtttattaataaaccatttaaatcattacaATAAGCCTTTCATTGCCTACTTAGCCTAATGAGCGCTCAAGTACACACATAAAGCTCGCCACAGCACATCACAGAAGTTAATGATTTTGAATGTGTAAGGGCAAAACTATAAGGAggctgcattaacattttaataatgtattgatAAGCTAGTGCTTTCTTTGTTGAAGTCGTTGACACTGACTCGTCATCTCCTCAGTAGTGATGCGTCTGTATGCATGTTTCACACAGATTACATAATCTGAGATCatctgttttccatttgaattggttcatttgaaaGTAGACACTTCACTTTCTATagatatgtttttaatgtatgttaGGCAAACATATAGAGTTTCAGAGTTTCACGCTCAAGTTCACAGAGACCAAGAACGCAGAAAGTGCATCCTGTtagttctttattttacaaaagcacagtgttttgtttgttattgtgagtgcacacaaacatagtctttacagatttgaaagatgtattactcttatctgtatgactGGAAATGAGGGACTATGTTAAGAGCAAGTGAGTGCACCAGCGCCTCCATCTGTCTGCAGTGAGCTACTGTTCAGCTTCTGTAAAAGGACTGTATTATCACAAAGACTAGGctttaacaatttttattttatttttatgttaaatcttatttttagtattgtttttcttaatttttctacattttgtccTCTGTTTCACAGGGCATTGTGTTCCTAGTGGAGAATGAGCTTCTTAGACACACTTCAGAGGACATTGCCCAGTTTCTGTACAAAGGAGAAGGACTCAATAAAACTGCAATAGGAGACTATCTGGGAGAAAGGTATTGTTAATTATTATCTCGGTTACGCTTATATGCTACAagtatcaagatttttttttttttttttttttttaatgacagtgtaAAAAATAAGAAGTTTCGAATTGGTGACAAAAGCAGTTTGATATTTTTGTTGTGAGATATGCTTAGCAGGTACAAAACTGTATCAAAACCATATTTCAGATGCTCAAAAAAATAATTGGCAAGTGGAGTGCATTTGAGATTAATTTAAAGACACATACACATACCCTGCAAACAGTGTAACAGCATGctaattacagtatttattttttaataatttaaaactagCCTTGTTGTCACttgcttgcaaaatgtaaactatattatcgCCCAGCGctaatctgctaaatgcaactaTAATGCATGAAGATATataagatattataaacattaacatcatgattttatgtaaagctactttgaaataatgtgaaaagcgctatacaaatgaaTCTGATTTGACTTAATCTCGCCAGTCGTGTAGTTAAGTGAAGGCTAGACAGTCATTGAGAACCgaacatattaaaacatagatGTTAAAATATGACTCTCCCTCTCTTTCAGAGATGACTTCAATATTAAAGTATTGCAAGCTTTTGTGGATCTTCACGAATTCACGGATCTGAACTTGGTACAAGCCCTTCGGTAAGGCAGCAGATTTTCTGGATGTTTTTTCgtacaaaaataaacatggttGTTGAATAGTATTCATGCAGTTGTTGTGCAGTGCTTGTGTTCCTGATGTGTCCGCACGTTTATGTTTACTACAGGCAGTTCCTGTGGAGCTTCCGCTTGCCCGGCGAGGCTCAGAAGATCGACAGGATGATGGAGGCTTTCGCACAGAGATACTGTCACTGCAATCCTGGAGTCTTCCAGAGCACAGGTCAGACATGCATACATAATTCCCATCGGGTTAATCCGAAATGCACACTGCACAGTATAGTCATAATTAAAAAGGTGTGTCTGGATTTAACGACTTGTGGAATTCAGAGGACAATTCAGAGCTTGTCGACCACAAACCTGTTGCTGCTAGAGTTCAGGAGAGTCAGCCTAGAGTTAGACGCAACATGTCTCTCAGTCCTTAAACTCTGTGTTCTCCTCGCAGACACCTGTTACGTGCTGTCGTTTTCCATCATCATGTTGAACACCAGTCTGCACAACCCCAACGTGCGGGACAAGCCCTCGGTGGAGCGCTTCATCAGCATGAACAGAGGCATCAACGACGGAGGAGATCTACCCGAGGATCTGCTCCGAGTGAGTGTGCACACGCATGAGAAACTCAGTTACTTCTCTCGTGTCCGCTGATGTCAGTGATGAGGGAAACTTAGACGGAGTCCAGTCATAAAAATAGAATTTTCTGTAGAATGTCACTGGCATATTTTACATGAATACATCAAAAGTAAGTCTATATTTTTAACCAAATcatgatatggactagtgtctgtaaATATTAGAGTGCAAAAAAACTGCTATGACACTCTCACATTTTGTTGATGTTGTCAGTGTACACATATCAAAGTAGACCATTTTACTTCTACACTTTAACTttaataagttaaataataataaattatgattttagaACTGCTgaaattatttacagtatataacgCAAGTACTTTagaagtaactgtaattaaatttccTAAAAATGAACGGTAATCCCTTACTTGACTTTTTTACtggatttgtaatttaattacagtaactTACGTAGTAACACGTTACACCCAACACCGCTGTAAACTGTGCAGCACTTTGCGAAAACCAAAAGATTCtttggttatttattttcaaatattaattaaatgcaatgaaatatttttttaatcaaatttattaccatttttgttaataaatttgtattcaatcaagaaaaatgaaaatgcagcACATATTTTCTAAGAAATAAAGCATTCCAGAGGGTCCCGTTATTGTAAAAATGTTAGTAAATTATTGCATTGTTAaagttttatgaattaattttatttgtttgttacagtTGTTGCAGTTTAATCAAACCTTTGAAacaggaccaaaaaaaaaagttaaactttataaattgtttttcagttgtataagtttcatgatttcaatctgtgctttttgaacactaaaaatgactaaaatatgagaaaacttaaaaataaacaaataaataaataaaatgataatataattgaatttgggcataaatacagttaaaatggcctTACTCAGGTCTCTGTGTTCCCCCAAATCAcagtcagtgttttttgtttgcttttaaaaaaaataatgcatcacatttaatgttttttaataatcactCTTGTTGTTTTCTTCAGAATCTGTATGACAGCATCAAGAACGAGCCCTTCAAGATCCCAGAGGATGATGGGAATGACCTGACGCACACTTTCTTCAACCCGGACAGAGAAGGCTGGCTCCTCAAACTGGGTGAGTCCAAGTCCACTTCGGTGTAACAGAAGTTGTTGGAGGGGTCTCTGTCGTTGCCGTCgcatgatttttttctgttatttcagTGCTGTGCTTTGctctgttttccaaaaaaaaaaaaaaaaaacttgcaaaacATCACTTCTAATGTGTTTGGCACTTTCAGAGATTTGCTCTCTTTCTGCATGGCGAGCTCTGTGACCTCTCAAGCACTAAAAGCTTTTGAATCTTCTTCCCTCtccctgtgtctgtgtgtttctgtttccTGTGATCCGTCCCCCGTTCTCTTTTCCCATCTCTTCTGGCTCCTGCTGTGCTTGACCTGTGATTTCTCTGCTGATGCTGGTGCTGTCCACCCTTCAGGAGGTACGTACATCCGTTTCTCTCTCACTAGAACATCACATACATCTCATACTCACACTAACGCCGACTGGAAGAGAGAGagacgatattgtctgtgtattctaagtGGACGCgcatctgctgctttaaattctggagctcattacagcaggattgattctgattggttggcaatgttttaatcattcatcagggaaaaaaaaatcgttctgaaagtgattccaacaatatcgtttctctgtgcctttatcgttatagttgtggtgtggactctgctattctttaatattgagaacgatttttaggactatatctttatcgttatctttatagttatcgtgcttggtgcgAACGGgcctttaatttattaattaattattttttttaatatagtgttcctgtagctcaactggtagagcactgcgctagcaagcaagcaagcgcaaggttgggggttcgattccccgggaacacatgataaaaagttatagcttgaatgcactgtaagtcgctttggataaaagcgtctgctaaatgcataaattaaattattatttaattaattaaattattactgaCCACCTACTGGTTTGGTTTCATATTAAAactatcattgcatttttcccaacatttcttatttgtatgtttaaaaaatatttaaaaccttaaTCTTATCAAATTCCTGGTGgattagaaatgttgcattgtaaatgcattcatggcaCCTCAGTTCATCATACAGTCTGTAAACACATCTAATGCTACGTCAGATGCGgcttctgtgtttcctgcagCGGAGAAGATGAAAGAGTTTTTTTTGTCTTGGAAGATAACAGTTTTACACAAAgttagtgaaaaaaataaatttaagaaaCATAGTGGGAAATAATATCTGTTTTGTTACATAATGcaactaattttcatttagttatcATTTCTATCTTTTTATAGTCACGTAACACTTTATTTTGGATGGAAAGAAAATCGGAAATCTGCAAAAAATCGGAATCGACAGATCATACTTTCAAAAAAATTGGAATTGCAATTGATTCAGTCGATCCAACATGACAAACATCATCATCTGGATAATTGATAATAAATTTAGTTTGGTTGTTTAACTCAGGAGACTCCACTAATAATGAAGCGTGTGTAGACGTGTCTTCCTGTATCTGTGTAGTTTAGCAGGCTGACACAGAGGAGATGATTCATTTCTTGTGTGTTTTACACCTCTAATCTGTGTAATCTTCTTTCTCAGGAGGTCGTGTGAAGACATGGAAGAGACGGTGGTTCATTCTGACTGATAACTGCCTCTATTACTTTGAGTACACAACAGTAAGTCAGGAACTCAAAACTCCTCTGTGTagctgaatgagcactgtgctgcGTCAGAACTGATGGCACGGTATTTTATGCATAATCATTCTCTGTTTTTAAcgttttttttcatgatttactttacttccttttatgtaaagcactttgaattaccattgtgtgtggaatgtgctgtataaataaacttgtagtgactgtgtgtgtgtgtgtgtgtgtgtgtgtgtgtgtgtgtgtgtaggataaGGAGCCCAGAGGCATCATACCATTAGAGAACCTGAGCATTCGAGAGGTCGAAGATCCCAGAAAGCCAGTAAGTCTGTtgacattctcattacgcagtcAAACACAGCTAATTAAACGACACTTTTCATAGATCAACTGCAGGTTTCTTTGACCGTTAGGGCTGGGCTGTGTATCACAGACAGACTGGTGATAGGATGGTGTTTCTGTGCAGAACTGTTTTGAGCTGTACATCCCTAATAACCGCGGGCAGCTGATAAAGGCGTGTAAGACGGAGGCCGACGGTCGAGTGGTGGAGGGAAACCACATGGTGTACCGGATCTCAGCTCCCACCCCGGAGGAGAAGGACGAGTGGATCCACAGCATCAAGTGAGTGACCCGTCAGCGCTGGAGGGGTTCAGGACGAGCGCAGAGGAAACCGAGCTGAGGGCTGTTAACAACAAGGGGCGCAAAtggaaacatttatttaaccTGACTTCAGTCCAAACTTTTATCAGCCTCTGACAAATGTTTGCATAACTGAAGTACATTTGCATTTCCTGATAGGAACCGCATTATATATGCTAGTGTACTTCTTACTAATACTACTGTCAAGTCTTCTAATATGTCCCTCACCAGCAGAATACTAAAGTTTGAAATctggtgcagatgctgatattttaTTGGACAAAAATAAGATAATAGCAGAGCATAGCAGatacttaccgtattttccggactataagtcactttttttttggctggtcctgcgacttatttatcaaaattaatttgacataaaccgagagaaatgaaccaagagaaaacattaccgtctccagccgccagagggcgctctatgcctctcagtgctcctgtagtctacactgaagacatagagcgccctctcgcagctggagacggtaatgttttctcttggttcttggttctgtaaataaatgcgacttatgttttttttcctcgtcatgacatattttttggactgatgcgacttatactcaggtgcgacttatagtccaaaaaatacggtacataaaatgatttcaatatgagttgtcactctatatctatctatatctatgttCTCGTAAGATAATGTTTAAATGATCagaaaacatataatgcaatgcaagatGATGATGACGATTGAGAGACGAACAAGtaaaggctcctcagaagatcctgaggatcagatttgagactctagaacatgattgatggagaatcacgtaaagctgagctgcttcagtccaggaagagttcatctggagatattactgaccttattctgacctgtaCTTGATCAAAATCAGACAAGATTTGACACGAGGAGCACCAGCTGAAGCAAATGCACCAATTACTCTAAAATAAGttttacttgattaaaaaaaaaaaaacttttagtgaGACATTGTGTCTGATTGTGTGCGAACGGTTTAACAGCAGAGTTTTGATCGTGCAGATCATTTAGAGGAATTAGAAGTGTGCATACAATACAATAGACATGAGATGATCTTGTGTGTTGTTTCAGATCCGCTGTGAGCGTGGACCCCTTCTACGAGATGCTTGCAGCCAGGAAGAAACGCATTTCTCTAAAGAAGAAAGAAGAGCAGCCCTGAAAGCCCTCCGCTCCtcctcaatccatccatccatacgcTCCCTCCATCCTCTGGGAAACCAGTGATCCTTCATTAAGGTGGCTCTCATCCTCTCATCAGATCAGTCTGTTATTCTGGTTCATGGAGAGATGGATGTCGTTTGGGAAGCAGAACGACATCATCTCGGGTCTGGATTGCGGTGGTCTGGACTGCAGCTCTTATCTCCACACTTCTCCTACACTTGCACACTACACAGTGTTATTCACGATCACACTAGTCTGTACAGATTCTCACTGTGTTATGCTGACGTTGAACCTGCATTATTCTCCATCCTCATCTCACAGCTCCAGTTCCTGCTATTTACAGCGTTGCACTGTGAAGTTCTTACACAAACAGGGTAGACGTCCAAACAGCCTGATCGGTGTattcatcttcttcatcatcttcatcatcagggACGGATCTAACGAGCCTTTAGCAGAGACAAGCGGGACGTTTGCTTCACGCTGGAGGCTTTTGTTAGTTCAGTCGCTGGTGATTTACTGAGTCTGTTCTGCTGCCTGTCTTAATGTTATTTCATCTGAACTGACACTATTTATCTCAGACTTTTTTTACGTTATAAATGAAGATGTAAATGAAGGTGTTCACACCACATATCGAGCGCTACTGAGTTCACCTGTTATATATCACTTCAGCTTTTACACTAATGTTGGTATCGGCCGCATGGTATTCCCACcggtgatgtcacttcctgtgtaCAGTTGTGTTTTCCTCCACTGACCCATCAGAACATCTGTAGGAACGCACGTCATTACATGTGAATCCTCGAATAAGCTCCTTCACTTTGAGAAAAGAGCCTTAAAAGTCCCTCAGCCCTGTTTCTGAATGTTCTTACACTAGTGTTTCAACTGAACTCACGAAAACATGTCCAG is a window of Carassius auratus strain Wakin chromosome 16, ASM336829v1, whole genome shotgun sequence DNA encoding:
- the LOC113116560 gene encoding cytohesin-2-like: MTLDSDTYMPKSKAPKMDDVDYIPADLSPEERSELEEIRRRKGALLLEIQRLKEELREAIIEVEGLESSTDGSKTLQKSRHVAMGRKKFNMDPKKGIVFLVENELLRHTSEDIAQFLYKGEGLNKTAIGDYLGERDDFNIKVLQAFVDLHEFTDLNLVQALRQFLWSFRLPGEAQKIDRMMEAFAQRYCHCNPGVFQSTDTCYVLSFSIIMLNTSLHNPNVRDKPSVERFISMNRGINDGGDLPEDLLRNLYDSIKNEPFKIPEDDGNDLTHTFFNPDREGWLLKLGGRVKTWKRRWFILTDNCLYYFEYTTDKEPRGIIPLENLSIREVEDPRKPNCFELYIPNNRGQLIKACKTEADGRVVEGNHMVYRISAPTPEEKDEWIHSIKSAVSVDPFYEMLAARKKRISLKKKEEQP